Proteins encoded by one window of Lathyrus oleraceus cultivar Zhongwan6 chromosome 1, CAAS_Psat_ZW6_1.0, whole genome shotgun sequence:
- the LOC127093346 gene encoding protein EXECUTER 1, chloroplastic-like — MTHCHCHDEKENDTVTLELEDIILETDQDGDYENEINANLGTFEREEQNEIAVKVVIGGLMQELSSNLSPRDLLQVPAKLEMKERGSFSFTVENEVNQQDGHVKGKSSSDKSIKFQSRRRVDHVISDIAKLIGKENVPAKVLKEFGELISLTQSQAQNHQPLSGSTIFKRIEIPSSFDPLNGLYIETCGLYSSEVIEMRYRYGQRQEDGSAKATSDLEFYEYVEALKITGDPYVPAGQVAFRAKVGKMYQLPHKGIIPEEFRVIGRYKSEEKRQRRQRSLTATT; from the exons ATGACTCATTG CCATTGCCATGATGAAAAGGAAAATGATACAGTAACTCTGGAATTGGAAGACATTATATTAGAAACTGATCAAGATGGAGATTATGAGAACGAGATAAATGCCAATCTGGGAACTTTTGAACGTGAAGAACAAAATGAAATTGCTGTCAAAGTTGTCATTGGTGGTCTTATGCAGGAACTTTCCAGCAATTTATCCCCTAGAGATTTGCTTCAAGTTCCTGCTAAGCTGGAGATGAAGGAGCGTGGTTCATTTTCTTTTACTGTTGAAAATGAAGTCAATCAGCAGGATGGTCATGTCAAAGGGAAATCTTCATCAGATAAATCAATTAAGTTTCAAAGTCGTCGCAGAGTTGATCATGTTATTTCTGACATTGCTAAATTAATTGGCAAGGAAAATGTACCTGCAAAGGTGTTGAAAGAGTTTGGAGAATTAATAAGTCTCACTCAAAGTCAGGCTCAAAATCATCAACCATTATCCGGGTCTACGATTTTCAAACGCATTGAAATACCATCTTCATTTGATCCTCTAAACGGCTTATATATTGAAACATGTGGTCTTTACTCCTCTGAAGTTATTGAAATGAGATATAGATATGGTCAACGGCAAGAAGATGGTAGTGCGAAGGCGACTTCAGATCTCGAGTTTTATGAGTATGTAGAGGCCTTGAAAATAACCGGGGATCCTTATGTACCAGCTGGCCAGGTGGCATTTCGTGCAAAAGTTGGAAAGATGTATCAACTTCCACATAAAGGGATAATTCCTGAAGAATTTAGAGTGATTGGTCGCTATAAAAGTGAAGAAAAACGGCAACGCCGACAACGTAGCTTAACGGCAACCACATAA